In a genomic window of Anomalospiza imberbis isolate Cuckoo-Finch-1a 21T00152 chromosome 5, ASM3175350v1, whole genome shotgun sequence:
- the CHRM2 gene encoding muscarinic acetylcholine receptor M2 isoform X1 has protein sequence MNNSTYINSSSENLMALESRYKTVEVVFIVLVAGSLSLVTIIGNILVMVSIKVNRHLQTVNNYFLFSLACADLIIGIFSMNLYTLYTVIGYWPLGPVVCDLWLALDYVVSNASVMNLLIISFDRYFCVTKPLTYPVKRTTKMAGMMIAAAWVLSFILWAPAILFWQFIVGGRTVPDGDCYIQFFSNPAVTFGTAIAAFYLPVIIMTVLYWQISRASKSRIKKGKKEAAQNQETVSPSLVQGKIVKPNNNNIPTSGDGLEHSKIQNGKTSEETVTNNCVQGEKESSNDSTSISVVASNLKEDEATKDARQASASQDHVKAENSKLTCIRIVTKSQKGDCCAPTNTTVEIIGTNGEEKQNSVARKIVKMTKQPAKKKLPPSREKKVTRTILAILLAFIITWTPYNVMVLINSFCTSCIPGTVWTLGYWLCYINSTVNPACYALCNATFKKTFKDLLMCHYKNIGATRFHFPPE, from the exons ATGAATAACTCAACATACATAAACTCTTCTTCTGAAAATCTGATGGCCTTGGAGAGCCGCTATAAGACTGTCGAGGTGGTGTTCATTGTCCTGGTGGCAGGGTCTCTCAGCCTGGTCACCATAATTGGGAACATCCTGGTCATGGTGTCAATCAAAGTCAACAGGCACCTCCAGACTGTCAACAATTATTTCCTGTTCAGCCTGGCCTGCGCTGACTTGATCATCGGCATCTTTTCCATGAACCTGTACACCCTCTACACTGTGATAGGCTACTGGCCCTTGGGGCCCGTGGTGTGTGACCTCTGGCTGGCTCTTGACTACGTGGTCAGCAACGCCTCTGTAATGAACCTGCTCATTATCAGCTTTGACAGGTATTTTTGTGTCACCAAGCCCCTGACGTATCCCGTGAAGCGGACCACGAAGATGGCCGGCATGATGATTGCAGCTGCCTGGGTGCTGTCCTTCATCCTCTGGGCCCCTGCAATTCTCTTCTGGCAATTCATTGTGGGAGGAAGGACTGTCCCAGATGGGGACTGCTACATCCAATTTTTTTCCAACCCTGCTGTCACTTTTGGCACTGCCATTGCAGCCTTCTATTTGCCTGTTATCATCATGACTGTCCTTTACTGGCAAATCTCTCGAGCCAGTAAGAGTCggataaagaaaggaaaaaaggaagccGCCCAAAACCAAGAAACAGTTTCCCCCAGCCTTGTCCAAGGTAAAATAGTGAAACCAAACAATAACAATATCCCGACCAGTGGGGATGGGTTGGAGCACAGCAAAATTCAGAATGGAAAAACCAGTGAAGAGACTGTAACCAATAACTGTGTTCAAGGGGAGAAGGAAAGCTCCAACGACTCCACCTCCATCAGTGTGGTCGCTTCCAACTTGAAAGAGGATGAAGCTACCAAAGATGCCAGACAGGCTTCTGCCTCCCAAGACCATGTCAAAGCAGAGAACTCCAAGCTGACATGCATCAGGATAGTCACCAAGTCCCAAAAGGGGGACTGCTGTGCCCCTACCAACACTACCGTGGAGATCATAGGCACAAACGGGGAGGAGAAGCAGAACAGCGTAGCCCGGAAAATCGTCAAGATGACAAAGCAGCCAGCCAAAAAGAAACTGCCCCCTTCTAGAGAGAAAAAGGTGACAAGGACGATTTTGGCCATCCTTCTGGCCTTCATCATCACCTGGACCCCATACAATGTGATGGTGCTCATCAACAGCTTCTGCACATCCTGCATCCCTGGCACTGTATGGACCCTAGGTTACTGGCTCTGTTACATCAACAGCACCGTCAACCCCGCCTGCTACGCGCTCTGCAATGCCACCTTCAAGAAGACCTTTAAGGACCTTCTTATGTGTCATTACAAGAATATAGGAGCTACaag GTTTCACTTCCCTCCTGAGTGA
- the CHRM2 gene encoding muscarinic acetylcholine receptor M2 isoform X2 gives MNNSTYINSSSENLMALESRYKTVEVVFIVLVAGSLSLVTIIGNILVMVSIKVNRHLQTVNNYFLFSLACADLIIGIFSMNLYTLYTVIGYWPLGPVVCDLWLALDYVVSNASVMNLLIISFDRYFCVTKPLTYPVKRTTKMAGMMIAAAWVLSFILWAPAILFWQFIVGGRTVPDGDCYIQFFSNPAVTFGTAIAAFYLPVIIMTVLYWQISRASKSRIKKGKKEAAQNQETVSPSLVQGKIVKPNNNNIPTSGDGLEHSKIQNGKTSEETVTNNCVQGEKESSNDSTSISVVASNLKEDEATKDARQASASQDHVKAENSKLTCIRIVTKSQKGDCCAPTNTTVEIIGTNGEEKQNSVARKIVKMTKQPAKKKLPPSREKKVTRTILAILLAFIITWTPYNVMVLINSFCTSCIPGTVWTLGYWLCYINSTVNPACYALCNATFKKTFKDLLMCHYKNIGATR, from the coding sequence ATGAATAACTCAACATACATAAACTCTTCTTCTGAAAATCTGATGGCCTTGGAGAGCCGCTATAAGACTGTCGAGGTGGTGTTCATTGTCCTGGTGGCAGGGTCTCTCAGCCTGGTCACCATAATTGGGAACATCCTGGTCATGGTGTCAATCAAAGTCAACAGGCACCTCCAGACTGTCAACAATTATTTCCTGTTCAGCCTGGCCTGCGCTGACTTGATCATCGGCATCTTTTCCATGAACCTGTACACCCTCTACACTGTGATAGGCTACTGGCCCTTGGGGCCCGTGGTGTGTGACCTCTGGCTGGCTCTTGACTACGTGGTCAGCAACGCCTCTGTAATGAACCTGCTCATTATCAGCTTTGACAGGTATTTTTGTGTCACCAAGCCCCTGACGTATCCCGTGAAGCGGACCACGAAGATGGCCGGCATGATGATTGCAGCTGCCTGGGTGCTGTCCTTCATCCTCTGGGCCCCTGCAATTCTCTTCTGGCAATTCATTGTGGGAGGAAGGACTGTCCCAGATGGGGACTGCTACATCCAATTTTTTTCCAACCCTGCTGTCACTTTTGGCACTGCCATTGCAGCCTTCTATTTGCCTGTTATCATCATGACTGTCCTTTACTGGCAAATCTCTCGAGCCAGTAAGAGTCggataaagaaaggaaaaaaggaagccGCCCAAAACCAAGAAACAGTTTCCCCCAGCCTTGTCCAAGGTAAAATAGTGAAACCAAACAATAACAATATCCCGACCAGTGGGGATGGGTTGGAGCACAGCAAAATTCAGAATGGAAAAACCAGTGAAGAGACTGTAACCAATAACTGTGTTCAAGGGGAGAAGGAAAGCTCCAACGACTCCACCTCCATCAGTGTGGTCGCTTCCAACTTGAAAGAGGATGAAGCTACCAAAGATGCCAGACAGGCTTCTGCCTCCCAAGACCATGTCAAAGCAGAGAACTCCAAGCTGACATGCATCAGGATAGTCACCAAGTCCCAAAAGGGGGACTGCTGTGCCCCTACCAACACTACCGTGGAGATCATAGGCACAAACGGGGAGGAGAAGCAGAACAGCGTAGCCCGGAAAATCGTCAAGATGACAAAGCAGCCAGCCAAAAAGAAACTGCCCCCTTCTAGAGAGAAAAAGGTGACAAGGACGATTTTGGCCATCCTTCTGGCCTTCATCATCACCTGGACCCCATACAATGTGATGGTGCTCATCAACAGCTTCTGCACATCCTGCATCCCTGGCACTGTATGGACCCTAGGTTACTGGCTCTGTTACATCAACAGCACCGTCAACCCCGCCTGCTACGCGCTCTGCAATGCCACCTTCAAGAAGACCTTTAAGGACCTTCTTATGTGTCATTACAAGAATATAGGAGCTACaaggtaa